TGGACACGAGGAAGATCTGCCCGGTCCCCACCCCCGAGGGCACCATCCTCGATCTGACCAGCTCGCCGGACGGGCGACTGCACTATCTGTGGAGCCGCACCGACCTGGCCCCGCGCCTGCTCGTGTCCGATCCGGACAGTCCGGCGACGGTCCCGGAACCTGCCGGCCGGCAACGGGAGATCTGGACCGGCTCGATTCACAGCTTCCTCGCCACCCCGACCGGAGCAGGCCCGTGGCCGACCGTGTTCCTGGTGCACGGCGGCCCGGCCACCCACGACCGCGACTGCCACGACCCCAGGGTGCGGGTCTTCACCGAGGCCGGGTTCGCGGTGGTGCGCACCAACTATCGGGGCTCGACCGGGTACGGACCGGCCTGGCGGCGCGACTTCGGCCATCGCGTCGGGCTGGCCCAACTCGACGACCTGGCGGCGGCGCGGGCGCACGTGATCGAACTCGGCGTCGCCGATCCCGACCGCATCGGGTTGGCCGGGTATTCGTGGGGCGCCTACCTCGCGCTGTTGGCGATGGGCGTGCAGCCATCGGAATGGGCGGTGGCCATGGCCGCGTTTCCGGTGGCCGACTATCCGGCCGCGCACCAGGGCACCACGCCCGCGCTGCGCGAGGTCGACGAGGAGCTGTTCGGCGGCACCCCCGAGGAGTTCCCGGAGCGCTATCGGGCGGCCTCGCCGATGACCTATGTGAACCAGGTGCGCGGCTCGGTGCTGCTGGTGTCCTCGCCCACCGACGAGAAGTGCCCCGCCGAGCAGGTGGAGCGCTACGCGACGGCCCTGCGGCGACGTCGAGTCCCGCACGAACTGGTGTGGGTCGGCGGCGGTCATCACAGCCGCGACTCCGCCGACCACGCCTCCGTGATGGCCACGATGCTCCGGTTCGCCACCGAGGTGCTCACCCCCCGAGTTCCGTCGCTCCCCGAGGACAGCGGGGACCGATCGAGTCCTTGACCGAGTCGAGCAGCAGAGAGGAGGTGTACGTCATGAAGAGACGCAGTGTGCGAAACGACCCGATCAACACGCCAGAGCGCGATCGCGGCGCGGTGGTGGTCAACTTCGCCGTGAACATGGACACGGCGGTTCCCGCCGCCCAGTCCACGCCGCCCGGCAGCACCGGCACCAGCACCACGCCCGCCGCCGAGAAGTGACCGCTCCCGCTCGACGCGCGTCGTTCCGGGGCGGTCGTCACACATCCGCCCTAGAACGGCGCTGCGGCGGCGGGCCGCCCAGACGACCCCGCGGCGAGCCGCCCAGAAGATACGACGGCGGGCCACTCAGAAGACACAGCGGCGGACCACCCCGGCAGCTTCAGCGGCGAACCGACCGGACCCGGTGGACTCGGCGACGACCGTTGTCCGCAACCGCGCCGGGATCACCAGAGCAGGCACCGGATCGACCATCGAGAACCGAGGCGAGGCGACCATGCGAATAGTCCTGGTGCACATGCCCTGGGGCGCGATCGACGTGCCCTCCCTCGCGTTGGGCATCATGCGCACCGCCGCAGAACGAGACGGGCATGACGTCGAGGTGCGGTACGCCAATCTCGA
The Actinoalloteichus fjordicus DNA segment above includes these coding regions:
- a CDS encoding alpha/beta hydrolase family protein; this encodes MIGVPAFAAHDSGRAAQIREVDGRPQAVAWDVRSDRHRIVTAAPQGVDLCEIEPDGSHLWWFDAAERGVGRWLRQPFGGGRTTPAMSDVPEGRMYGIAFDHTGATSAVTIGNGEQSQCYLGVPGRQARLAIAATGFLGLVDMTPSGGTLAMAGRPDGPNAVCLRTPEALVQLPGERGRALWPLEFQPNPDVEPELLLAVESAAGYTVATWQPDTGVRRHDWLTFDTEITARWHGPRTVLVQQDRAGRSTVCTVDLDTRKICPVPTPEGTILDLTSSPDGRLHYLWSRTDLAPRLLVSDPDSPATVPEPAGRQREIWTGSIHSFLATPTGAGPWPTVFLVHGGPATHDRDCHDPRVRVFTEAGFAVVRTNYRGSTGYGPAWRRDFGHRVGLAQLDDLAAARAHVIELGVADPDRIGLAGYSWGAYLALLAMGVQPSEWAVAMAAFPVADYPAAHQGTTPALREVDEELFGGTPEEFPERYRAASPMTYVNQVRGSVLLVSSPTDEKCPAEQVERYATALRRRRVPHELVWVGGGHHSRDSADHASVMATMLRFATEVLTPRVPSLPEDSGDRSSP